In Zingiber officinale cultivar Zhangliang chromosome 8B, Zo_v1.1, whole genome shotgun sequence, a single genomic region encodes these proteins:
- the LOC122015289 gene encoding eukaryotic initiation factor 4A-1-like: MAGLAPEGSQFDGKQYDSKMNELLNADGQEFFTSYDEVHESFDDMGLQENLLRGIYAYGFEKPSAIQQRGIVPFCKGLDVIQQAQSGTGKTATFCSGILQQLDYGLVQCQALVLAPTRELAQQIEKVMRALGDYLGVKVHACVGGTSVREDQRILSSGVHVVVGTPGRVFDMLKRQSLRPDYIKMFVLDEADEMLSRGFKDQIYDIFQLLPSKIQVGVFSATMPPEALEITRKFMSKPVRILVKRDELTFEGIKQFYVNVEKEEWKLDTLCDLYETLAITQSVIFVNTRRKVDWLTDKMRNRDHTVSATHGDMDQNTRDIIMREFRSGSSRVLITTDLLARGIDVQQVSLVINYDLPTQPENYLHRIGRSGRFGRKGVAINFVSRDDERMLFDIQKFYNVVIEELPSNVADLI, translated from the exons ATGGCTGGATTGGCACCTGAAGGATCACAATTTGATGGGAAGCAATATGATTCCAAAATGAACGAGCT ACTAAACGCTGATGGACAAGAATTCTTCACATCGTACGATGAGGTTCATGAAAGTTTTGATGATATGGGACTTCAGGAAAATCTTCTTAGGGGCATTTATGCTTACG gTTTTGAGAAACCCTCTGCTATCCAACAAAGAGGAATAGTCCCCTTCTGCAAAGGACTTGATGTCATTCAACAAGCACAGTCAGGGACCGGAAAAACTGCAACTTTCTGTTCTGGAATTTTACAACAGCTCGATTATGGTTTGGTCCAGTGTCAGGCCTTGGTACTAGCCCCTACCAGAGAATTGGCACAGCAGATTGAGAAGGTTATGCGAGCCCTTGGTGATTATCTTGGTGTTAAAGTTCATGCATGTGTTGGTGGGACTAGTGTAAGGGAGGACCAGCGAATTCTCTCAAGTGGGGTGCATGTTGTGGTGGGTACACCAGGTCGCGTGTTTGATATGTTGAAAAGGCAATCCCTTCGCCCTGACTACATTAAAATGTTTGTCTTGGATGAGGCAGACGAAATGCTTTCCCGTGGATTCAAGGACCAG ATCTATGATATCTTCCAGCTTCTCCCATCGAAAATTCAAGTTGGTGTGTTCTCTGCCACAATGCCTCCCGAGGCCCTAGAGATCACCAGGAAGTTTATGAGCAAACCGGTTAGGATTCTTGTTAAGCGAGATGAGCTTACCTTTGAGGGTATTAAGCAGTTTTATGTCAATGTTGAGAAGGAAGAGTGGAAGCTAGATACACTCTGTGACCTCTACGAGACACTGGCCATCACTCAAAGCGTTATCTTTGTGAATACTCGTCGCAAGGTTGATTGGCTCACTGACAAGATGAGGAACAGGGACCACACTGTCTCAGCCACGCATGGAGACATGGACCAGAACACTAGGGACATTATTATGCGTGAGTTTCGTTCAGGATCCTCCCGCGTGCTCATCACGACAGACCTCCTGGCTCGCGGCATTGATGTCCAGCAAGTCTCGCTTGTTATAAACTATGACCTACCGACGCAACCGGAGAACTATCTCCATCGTATTGGACGAAGTGGGCGGTTTGGGAGAAAGGGGGTTGCTATAAACTTTGTATCCCGTGACGACGAGAGGATGCTTTTTGATATCCAGAAGTTCTACAATGTGGTGATTGAGGAGCTGCCTTCTAATGTTGCGGACCTCATCTAA
- the LOC122014860 gene encoding serrate RNA effector molecule-like has translation MAEVMDAPSEALDRHRDSQPENTRSRSTSPLLPPPPPRKSDLDSRERIDGPQDDRDCYPPLLPPPPSGAPKDERDREYRRRSSPSPPSYRDRRRSPPRRSPPHRGSFKRARRDDGGYDRRRGSPRGGYGLDDRRYGYDYGVGYERGGGRYGDERSHGRYLNRSPDWPDSGLGGYVDGPEVTQRGGLMSYKHFIQELEDDISPTEAERRYEEYRSEYISTQKRAYFEAHKEEQWLKDKYHPTNLVAVIEKRKERARFIAKEFLLDLQSGTLNLGPGLTAPPFSKSGYSSEPNSEDESDPSGKRRRYNRGMARENDLVSDAPKAHKVTSEPRRIQVDIEQAQALVRKLDLEKSIQDNILSSSSHDMLDAEKSHGGSMGPIIIIRGLTTVKGLEGVELLDTLLTYLWRVHGLDYYGMSETSEPNGLRHVRADPKTADGNDAGGSGWETKLDSLWQARLQGQDPLEILTAKEKIDAVATEAIDPLVRKIRDEKYGWKYGCGAKGCTKLFHAPEFVHKHLRLKHPDLVIDLTSKVREELYFQNYMNDPNAPGGTPIMQQSQPKVKMQRRRPPLDNRLSDERSNRRDFDRQDRDADRHDRLDNSSRDANGGSDGSHHDKPSYETYAGQGVHGALPSDVPAPPILVPVPGAGPLGPFVPAPPELAMRMIREGGGPSSFEPNGGPRGRKERLGPSPILPLPPVFRPDPRRLRSYRDLDAPEDEVTVVDYRSL, from the exons ATGGCGGAGGTCATGGATGCGCCCTCCGAGGCCCTTGATCGACACCGGGATAGCCAGCCGGAAAACACGCGTAGCAGATCCACCTCCCCTCTTCTCCCGCCGCCGCCTCCGAGGAAGAGCGATTTAGATTCCAGGGAGAGGATAGATGGCCCACAAGATGACCGTGACTGCTATCCGCCTCTTCTCCCGCCGCCTCCGTCTGGAGCTCCTAAGGACGAAAGGGACCGAGAGTATCGCCGCAGGAGTAGCCCCAGCCCTCCTTCGTACCGTGATCGCAGGCGCTCGCCTCCGCGACGGTCCCCTCCTCATCGGGGGTCGTttaaaagagcaaggagggaTGACGGTGGATATGATCGTCGTCGCGGTAGCCCTAGAGGAGGTTATGGACTGGATGACAGAAG GTATGGATATGATTATGGCGTTGGATATGAACGGGGTGGAGGAAGATACGGAGATGAGAGGTCTCATGGCCGTTATCTAAATCGTTCACCGG ATTGGCCTGATTCAGGACTTGGTGGCTATGTTGATGGCCCTGAGGTTACTCAGAG GGGAGGTCTGATGTCATACAAACATTTTATTCAGGAACTCGAAGATGATATTTCACCTACCGAAGCTGAGCGCAG GTATGAAGAATACAGATCTGAATACATCTCCACTCAGAAAAGAGCTTATTTTGAAGCTCACAAGGAAGAACAATG GCTGAAAGACAAATATCATCCAACTAACTTGGTTGCTGTGATTGAGAA GAGGAAGGAACGAGCTAGATTTATAGCAAAGGAGTTCTTGCTTGATTTGCAGAGTGGGACACTTAACCT TGGCCCTGGCCTAACAGCTCCCCCATTTAGCAAATCTGGGTATAGCAGCGAGCCAAACTCTGAAGATGAGTCAGACCCTAGTGGCAAAAGGAGAAGATACAATAGAGGAATGGCAAGAGAAAATGATCTGGTTTCTGATGCCCCAAAGGCTCACAAAGTGACCTCTGAGCCTCGGCGAATTCAAGTTGACATTGAACAAGCACAAGCCTTGGTTCGTAAACTTGACCTGGAGAAGAGTATCCAAGATAATATCCTCTCGAGTAGCAGCCATGATATGCTGGATGCAGAGAAATCTCATGGAGGATCTATGGGTCCAATCATTATTATACGCGGCCTCACGACTGTCAAGGGCCTTGAGGGTGTTGAACTTCTTGATACGTTGCTCACCTATTTATGGCGTGTCCATGGTCTGGATTACTATGGCATGTCTGAGACATCTGAACCAAATGGTCTTCGACATGTCAGAGCTGATCCTAAGACTGCTGATGGAAACGATGCTGGAGGTTCTGGCTGGGAGACGAAGCTGGATTCATTGTGGCAAGCACGATTGCAAGGCCAGGATCCCTTGGAAATTCTGACTGCCAAAGAGAAAATTGATGCAGTGGCTACTGAAGCCATAGATCCTTTGGTGAGAAAGATAAGAGATGAAAAATATGGTTGGAAGTATGGATGTGGAGCTAAAGGTTGCACTAAGCTTTTCCATGCTCCTGAATTTGTTCATAAGCATCTCCGTTTGAAACACCCTGACCTTGTTATTGATTTAACGTCAAAAGTTAGAGAGGAGCTTTATTTCCAAAATTATATGAA TGATCCAAATGCACCTGGAGGTACACCTATAATGCAGCAGTCACAACCG AAGGTGAAAATGCAAAGGCGTAGGCCTCCGTTAGATAATCGCCTGAGCGATGAACGTAGCAATCGCCGAGATTTTGACAGGCAGGATAGAGACGCTGACAGGCATGACAGGTTGGATAACTCATCTCGTGATGCCAATGGTGGCTCGGATGGCAGCCATCATGACAAGCCTTCATATGAAACTTACGCGGGACAAGGTGTACATGGAGCTCTTCCTTCGGATGTTCCTGCACCGCCTATCTTAGTTCCTGTTCCTGGTGCTGG GCCACTAGGTCCTTTTGTCCCTGCCCCACCAGAGTTGGCAATGCGCATGATAAGGGAGGGTGGTGGACCGTCATCATTTGAACCTAATGGCGGCCCTCGTGGTAGGAAAGAAAGACTTGGTCCATCTCCAATTCTTCCTCTGCCCCCAGTGTTCCGACCAGATCCACGCCGCCTAAGAAG CTACCGAGATCTTGATGCTCCGGAGGATGAAGTGACTGTTGTGGATTACAGGAGCTTGTAG